The Polyangium aurulentum genomic interval CGCGAGCTGTCCGAGGAAGCCGCGCAGGAGGAAGATGTCGAGGTCGCCGGGCTTCTTCGCGCGCGGCCGCTTCTCGCGGACGTAGGTGAGCAGTTGCCCGAGGTCGCGTCCGTAGGCCGCCACGGTGTGACGAGACGCGCGCCGCTCCTCGGCCAGGTGGCGTACGAAACGCGCTATTGCCTCTTCGAGGTCGCCCACCGCGCTCTGCACGGTCGAGGCGTAGCATCGCCCCCCGCCCGTGGGCAAAGAGACAGCGCGCGCGGGCGGCCGTCCAGAAAGGATGCCCTTCCGCGAAGGGCCGGGATACATTGCCGGGCCGCTCCTATGGAAGGCGAAACGCTCGACGGCCGCTATCAGCTCGGGGAGGAGCTCGGGCGCGGTGGCCACGGCGTCGTCTACCGAGCCACGGACAACCAGACCGGCGCGACCGTGGCCGTGAAGCTGGTGCGGCACGCCGTCAAATCCGACCCGCAGTACGCCGCCCGGCTGCTCCGCGAGGCCGAGTCGCTGAAGGCGCTCTGGGGCACGAGCGTGGTGCAGGTCCACGCGTACGGCGAGGACGAGAACGGCACCGTGTACATGGTGATGGAGCTGCTCGAGGGCGAGTCTTTCGAGCAGCACCTGCGCGAGCTCGAGAGCTTCGGCGACAGGCTCAGCGCCTATGCGATGCTCACCATGCTCGATCCGGTCGCACGCGCGCTGCACACCGCGCACACGATGGGCATCATCCACCGCGACGTGAAGCCGGCGAACATCTTCGTCGTCGGGCCCGAGGCCGGCGGCGGGGTGCGGCTGATGGACTTCGGTCTGGCGAAGATCATCGGGGCCGAGGGGCTGACGGCGGCCGGGATGATCGCGGGATCGCCGAGCTACATCGCGCCCGAGATGTGGCGCAGCGAGCCGTTCGACCACCGCGCGGACGTCTACGCGTTCGGCGCCGTGGTCTTCCGCGCGCTCGCGGGACACCCGCCGTTCACGGTCGCCTCGCACGTCGACATGTTCCTCGCCGCGACCACGGCCCCGCGCCCCAAGCTGTCTCCCTTGCGCCCGGAGCTGTCGCCCGAGATCGACGCCTGGGTGGAGCGCGCGCTCGCGGTTCGTCCCGAGGAACGCTACCCGTACATCACGACGCTGTGGAACGAGCTCATCCGGATCATGATGAACGGCAGCTCCCCCAGCGCTGAACGCGTCCGCGCGGCGTTCCGGTTGCCGTAGCTTCCTGCGCTCGCAGGGCCGCTAGGCTTGGGCGTTCTCCTCGGGGCACCACGCCGACGTCATCACGGCTCGCGCCGTCCTGCTCTTTGTCACAGCCGAGCGCGTCGCGCGTCACGACGACGGCGTTGGGAGCTACGTCGATGTCATCGGCGATCAGGTCGACGTCCTCGCGGATCACATCGACGCGCGTCAGCTCTCGATGAATCGACACAAGCGCAGCGCGTGCGACTGGACCGGTACTGTCAAGCGCCGCTTAACAACCCATGAAGCGGGCGACGCCTAGTTCACCAACGAGCGCGAGCGCATATTCCTGCTCTCATTGACATCGAGAGTCAGGATCGGAGACGCGACATGAATCCCACGTACGACTTCAAGGGGCAGGTGGCCCTGGTCACCGGCGCCGCAATGGGCATAGGGCTCGCCACGGCCCGCGCCTTCGCACAGAACGGCGCGTCCGTGGTGCTGGCCGACCGCGACGGAGCCCTTGCCGCGAAGGAAGCGGCAAAGATCGTCGAGGAAGGCGGCATCGCGATCGGCGTGACTTGCGACGTGACCGACGAGGCGCAAGTCGCCGCCGCGGTCGACAGAGCGGTCGCCGAATATGGCCGGCTCGACATGGCGTTCAACAATGCCGGCATCCAGGTGCCGCCCAGCGATGCCGCCGACGAACCGGCCGAGAGCTTCCAGCGCGTGACGGCGGTCAACCAATTCGGCGTCTGGGCATGCATGAAGCACGAGTTGCGCGTCATGCGCACGCAAGGGTCGGGCGCGATCGTCAATTGCTCGTCGCTGGGCGGTCTGGTCGGCCTGCCCCAGCGCGCGGCCTACCACGGCACCAAGCACGCCGTGCTCGGTATGACCAAGAGCGCCGGTGTGGAGTATGCGCCGCGCGGCATCCGCGTCAATGCGGTCTGCCCCGGCACGATCGACACGCCGATGGTGCAGAACATGCTGAAGGGCCAGTCGGACGCAATGGCGGAGATCATGAAGCAGCAGCCGATCGGCCGCCTCGGCCGAGCCGAGGAGGTCGCGGCCGCCGTGCTATGGCTGTGCAGCCCGGGCGCGAGCTTCGTGATCGGCGTCGGCCTGCCGGTCGATGGCGGCTTCACCGCGCATTGAGGAGCAGCGAGATACTCGGGGGCATGGGGAGATCCGCCTCCCGGGAAGCCTGGGAGCCTGTCAGGCCCCGCGATGTCCGAGCACGGCGGCCGCGAGCGGCTCGAGGGCCTCCAGCTCCGCGGGGGTCAGCTCCAGCGTCGCCGCCGCGAGGTTCTCGTCGAGCCGGCTGCGCTTCCGGGTGCCGGGGATCGGGACGACCGTCACCGCGTGGACGCGCGCGCGCCCGTGAACCCAGGCCAGCGCGAGCTGCGCCGCCGTGACACCCCGCGCAGCGGCGAGCGCTCGGACGCGCGCGACGAGCCGGGCGTTGTTCTCGCCGTTCTCGCCGGTGAAGCGCGGCATGAAACTACGGATGTCGCCCGCCTCGCCCACACCGCCTGTCGTGTCGACCCCGGTCAACATGCCGCGACCGAGAGGCGAGAAGGCCACGATGGCGATGCCCAGCGCGGCCGCGGCAGGGACGACGGCGGCCTCGAGGTCGCGTGCGAAGAGCGACCACTCGGACTGCAGCGCCGTGATCGGATGGATGGCGTGGGCCTCCCGCAGCTCGTCCGCGGAGACCTCGGAGAGGCCGAGGTACCGCACCTTGCCTGCCTTCACGAGATCGGCCATCGCGCCGACCGAGTCCGCGAGGGGCACCTCGGGTGTGCGCCGGTGCATGTAGTAGAGGTCGATGACGTCGACGCCGAGGCGGCGCAGTGACCCTTCGACGGCGGCGCGGATGTGCGCGGGGCGGTTGTCGATGCCGAACGACATGGGATCGTCGGCGCGTCGCACGAACCCGAACTTCGTCGCGAGGAGCACGTCCTTGCGGCGACGGCGGACGACTGGGCCGATGAGCTCCTCGTTGTGACCGAGCCCGTACATGTCGGCGGTGTCGATGAGCGTGACGCCTCGATCGAGCGCGTGCTCGAGGGTCGCGAGGGACTCGGCGTGGTCTGTCGGGCCGTAGAACTCGCTCATGCCCATGCAGCCGAGCCCCTGGACGCCCACCGTGGGCCCATTGGAACCAAGCTTCGTGGTCGGGATGGAAGGTAGATTGGTCACCGGTCTTTTCTCCTCGGGCGACGGCTACGCCCGACCGGAAAGCTAGCGACCGAAGGCAAGCCGCGCGACGCACGAAGCTGCGGTTGTCTCGCCTGATCCTGCGAGCCGTCAGCCCGCCCGCGCGGATCTCAGGCTCGGAAGCGCCGGAGGTACGCAGCGGGCGTCGAGCCGTAGCAGCGCTTGAAGTCCCGGCTGAAGTGCGAGGGGCTCTCGTATCCGACGGTCCGGGCGGCGTCGCTCACGCGCATCCCGTCACCGAGGAGCAGCTCGCGTCCCCTCTGGAGACGCACCTGCTTCAGGTATTGCATCGGGCTGACCCAGGCGATCGCCCGGAAGCGGTGCGCGAAATGGGACGGGCTCATCCCGACGTGCTTCGCGAGATCCTCGACGGAGAGCGCACGCGCGGCGTGTTCGCGCATGAAGCGCATCGCCTTCTGCACATTGACGGCGTCCTGGCTGCGGCCCGCCACGGCGCCCCGCATGACCGCCGCAGCGTCGGAGCGCAGGAGCCGGAAAACGAGCTCTTCCACCACGAGAGGCGCGAGGACCCGGCGATCCAAGGGGTCGTCCACGGCCTTGATCAGGCGAATCAGCCCATCGCGGATCGGATCGTCGAGATTCGAGACGAACGCGGCGGCCGGGTCGCCGCTCGGCTCGTCGTGGGAATCCGCCAGGGTCAGGACGATCTTGGTGATGAGATCGGGCGGCAGCTCCAGGCAGACCGCCAGGTAGGGGCGCTCGCGGCTCGCATCGGAGATCGTCCCGTCGCAGCTCACCTCGCCGACGACCACGACGTAGTGGGAGGGGTCGTAACGAACCTCGCGCCCCCCGACGTTCGCGCGCTTCGCTCCCTGCATGACGACGGTCAGCGTGGGGGCGAAGTACCGGACGTTCGTGTACGTGCAGCGCGACGACAGGCGGTGATAGCGGAGGCCCGGAAAGGGCGACTCGCTCGACCCGTCGGCCTTGGCCCGCTCGACCACCAGCGCGGCGAGGTGGCCGTCCGCGCTCCTCGGCACGTGTGCCACGGGCATCCTCGGCACGACCTTCAACGCTCGCTGCATGGAGCCATTGTACGCGATCGACTCCCGACCTGCTCCGCAAGGATGAGCGCGAGCGCTTCGCGCCTCATGGCCGCTCGTGCTCGTGATGTCGTCGCGGGCACGAGCAAGCCGGCGAAGCGCGAGAGGGTTCAGGAGAGGGCAAGGGTCGAGCGGGCCTAGTTTTACCAGGAACACCCTCTGCATGGGGACACGACCCGAAAAAGGCGCGGGCATGGCGTACACGCCCGCAGGGCAGGTTTGTCACAAGGAACCGGCCGGAGACAAACCCGAGCTGGAACGTGTGCGCGTACGGTCCACCAGCTTGTGCAGCGTCGGGTACGATCCGACCACGGAGACCCTCGACGTCGAGTTCCGGGACGAACGCGTCTACCGCTACCGCGGCGTGCCCCCCGAGGTGCACGCTGGGCTGCTCGCGGCCCCTTCGCTCGGACGGTTTTTCCTCGCGCACATCCGGGGCAAGTACCCGTGCGAGCGGCTCTGACGGGCCCAGCGGAGCTCGAAAAACGGACCCAGCTTCCGGGCACGCGGCCGGGTCTCGCTCGCCCGGTGGTCGTGCTCACAGACATTCGGCGGGGATAAATTGGCGGGGATGTGCGCGCAGGGTCCCAAGGGAGCCGGGGACGCGTGTACCGTGTCTCCCACGGCAGGCCGCGCGAGCGCGGCGACCACCTCGACGATGTCCTCGAAAGAAGAGAGCGCTTCCGTGACCATCGAGGCCGGCGTCCCGGACGTGGACGAGCCCGACCTCACGGCAGAAGAAAAGGCGCGGGAGAGAGCACGCTCGATCATCGGACGCGTGATCTCCGACCGCTACCGCGTCGTCGAGCTCATCGCGATGGGCGGCATGGGGGCCGTCTACCTCGGCGATCACGTGCACATGAAGAAGCGCGTGGCCGTCAAGATCCTCCACCCCGCGAGCGAGGATCAGCCCGAGATCGTCACCCGCTTCGAGCGCGAGGCCCTCGTCGGCGCGCACGTCCGACACCCGAGCGTCGCCTCCGCCACCGACTTCGGCAAGCTCGAGGATGGCTCGTACTTCCTGATCCTCGAGTACGTCGAGGGGAAGAACCTCGCCGAGATCATCAAAGAAGGGCGCCTGTCGTTGCGCCGCGCGACGAGCATCGCGGCGCACCTCGCCTCCGGGCTCGACGCGGCCCACGCGCTCGGCATCGTGCACCGCGATCTCAAGCCGCGGAACATCATGGTCGGCAACGACGGGCTGCCCAAGCTCATCGACTTCGGCTTCGCCAAGGTCTCCGTCGACAAGCTCCCGCTCACCGGCAACAAGGACGAGCGCGGTCACAAGCCTCTGTCGCGGCTCACCGGCGTGGGCGTCATCTTCGGGACCATCGCCTACCTCGCGCCCGAAGCTGCGCACGGCATGGATGCGGTCGACGCGCGCTCCGACCTCTACGCGCTCGGCGTCATCCTCTACGAGATGGTCACGGGCAAACACCCGTTCGACGCAACAGACCCGGTCGAGCTGTTCAGCCAGCACCGCATGACCCCGCCGCCTCCGCTCGAAGAGCGCGCGCCGGGGCTCGTCGTGCCGCCCGAGCTCGAGGCCGTGATCCGCAAGCTGCTCGAGAAAGATCCCTACGAGCGCTACCAGACCGCGGCCGAGGTCGTCGAAGCGCTCGAAGCCGTGCCCCTGCCCGAAGAGCCCGACGCCGAGAGCGTCGCCGTGCGCAAGAGCAGCAGGACGCCGCTCACGCCGCTGCCGGGCCCGAGCTCGAAGCCCGCGCCGCCGCCTCCCTCGCGCGCCACCGCGGACACGCTCGCGGAGGCGCCTCCTCCGCCCGCGCCCGTCAAGGCCGTCGCGGGCAACACGAGCCCGCTGCTCTACGCGGTCGCCGTCATCGCCGTCGCGGCCATCGGCGCGGCCATCTTCTTCGCGACCCAGCGCGAGCCCCCGACCCCCGTCCCGGTCGCGTCGGATCCTGCGCCCACCGTCACGCCGCCCGAGCCCGCACCCGCGGCGCCGACGACGCCCGCGCCAGCCGACTTGCCCGACGCCACGGCGGCCTCGACGGAGACCGCGACGCCTGCCGAGACAGACCCGGCGCCCACCGCGGAGCCGGCCGACGCTCCGCCTCCGAGCGACGGGACGGACTGGGCCGCGTCGCTCGTGCAAGCGCACCGCGGGCGGGCGTGGGGCGAGGCCGAGAAGGCGTTCTTCGCGCTGGCCAAGCAGGACCCGGCCGCCTTCAAGCGGAAAGAGATTGTCAAGGCCACACGCGACCTGGTCGCCGCGCTGGCGATCGAGGCGGACGGGCGAGCCGACGCGATCTTCGAGGTTCTCACCGACAAGCTCGGCACCGACGGGCTCGACGTGCTCTACGAGATCGTCGAGTCCCTGGGCAAATCGCAGGCCGCCGAGCGCGCGGCCGCGATCCTGCGGAAAAAAGAGGTCCTCGACCGCGCGACGCCCGCCATGCGCGTCGCGTTCGAGCTCCGGGACGCGCCCTGCAACGAAAAGGTGGCCATGTTCGACCGCGCCGCGAAGGAAGGCGACGATCGCGCGCTCACCGCGCTCCTCAACTTCGGGCGCGGGTGTTTTCCCAAGAGCAAGCCGCTCGATCGGGCGATCATCGACCTCAAAAAACGGCTCGACGACGAGAAGAGCGGGCGGCAATAAGACTGATCCCGGCACGAGGGAGGGACAGTGTCCGACGACGAGGAGGTCGATAAGCTCTATCAGCGGGTCGTGGAGCTCGAGGCGCAGGTCGAACGCCTCAAGCGCCAGCTCGAGAACGCCTCGGGGCTCGACCGCGCGCACGAAGAAGTGGTTCGTCAGGCAGAACGGGCCGCGGCGCGGTTCGAGAGCCTCGCGTCCACCGTGCCCGGCATCGTGTGGGAAGCGTGGGGCGACCCCGACGACGCCACCATGACCTACGTGAACGACTACATCGAGCCGATGCTCGGCTACTCCGTCGAGGAGTGGAAGAGCCGCCCGAACCTGTGGGTCGAGATCATGCCCCCCGACGACCGCGAAGAGGCGGTGCGTCAGACGCGGGACATCTTCGAGCACCACGACACGGGCTCGATGGAACATCGTTGGATCACAAAGGATGGGCGCGAGATCTGGGTCGACGTCCGCATCCGCGTGATCCGCGACAAGCACGGCGTCGCCCTCGGCCGCCGCGGGGTGACGACCGACATCACCTCGCGCAAGCAGGTCGAGCAGGAGCGCGAGCTGCTGCAGGAAGAGCTGGTGCGTCAACAGGCGGCCATGGTCGCCGAGCTGTCCACGCCGCTCGTGCCCGTCACCGACGAGGTGATGGTCATGCCGCTCGTCGGTCGCATCGACGCCGGGCGCGCCGAGCGCGTGCTCGAGGCGCTGCTCAGCGGCATGCACGTCTCGGGCGCGCGCTTCGCGATCCTCGACATCACGGGCGTGCCCGACGTCGACGACGCGGTGGCCGACGCTCTTCTGCGCGCAGCACGCGCCGTCGCGCTGCTCGGCGCCGAGGTGGTGTTGACGGGCATCCGGGCAGAGGTTGCGCGGCGGCTCTTGCTCTTCGACGCTCCCCTCACCCACGTGGTCACGCACGGCACGCTCAAGGCCGGCATCGCGTACGCGCTGCGGGCGGCGCACAGAAACCGCAGCTCGGGGCGCCAGGCGTGACGGGCGCCCCTGCCGGATCGCGTCACTCCTGATCGAGCGGATCGGCCTCGGGCTCGGGCACCGGGTCGCGCATGGTCACGAATTCCTCGGCGGCCGTCGGGTGAATGCCGATGGTCGCGTCGAATTGCCGCTTGGTCGCCCCGCATTTGATCGCGATTGCGACGCCCTGGATGATCTCGGGCGCGTCGGGGCCGACCATGTGCGCGCCGAGGACGCGGCCCGAGGAGCGCTCGACGACGAGCTTCATCATCGTGCGCTCCTCGCGCCCCGAGAGCGTGTGCTTCATGGGGCGGAAGCGCGCGCGGTAGACGACGATCTTGCCGTATTTGCGCCGCGCCTCGCCCTCCGAGAGCCCGACGGATCCCACGGGCGGATTCGAAAACACGGCCGAGGGCACGTTCTCGTGATCCGCCTGCATCGGGTTGTTGTTGAAGAGCGACTCGGCGACGGCGCGGCCCTCGGCGATCGCGACGGGCGTGAGGTTGATGCGGTCGGTCACGTCGCCCACGGCGAAGATGCTGGGCACGCTGGTGCGCGAGGAGGCGTCGACGACGATGGCGCCGCGCTCGTTCAGCTTCACGCCCGTCTCCTCGAGGCCGAGCCCGGTCGTGCACGGCACGCGGCCGGTCGCGAAGAGGATGAGGTCGGTCTCGAGGATCTCGCCGCCAGCGAGGCGCACGCTCATGCAATCGTTCTCGCGCTCGACGCTGCGCATCAGCGTCTCGCAGAGGATGTTCACGCCGCGCTTGCGCATCTCCTCGGACAGGGTCGAGCGCACGTCGGCGTCGAAGCCGCGGAGGATGTTGTCGCCGCGCACGAGCAGCGTCACCTCGACGCCGGCCGCGCTGAGGATGCCGGCGAACTCGACGGCGATGTAGCCGCCGCCGACGATGAGCGCGCGCTTGGGCAGGCTCGGCAGGTCGAGGGCTTGATCGGAGCAGATGCCGAGGTCGGCGCCGGGGATGTCGGGGCGCACCGGGTAGCTGCCGGTGGCGATGAGGATGTGGTTGGCCGTGATGCGCTTGCCGCCGACGTCGACGGTGTGCTCGTCGACGAGCCGCGCGCGGCCCTCGACGATCTCGACGCCCGAGTCGCGCAGCATACGCACGTAGATGCCGTTGAGGCGGTCGAGCTCCTTGTTCTTGGCCTCGATGAGCTTGCCCCAGTCGAGGTGCGCCTCGCCGATGGTCCAGCCGAAGCCGCGCGCGTCCTCGATCTCGTCGCGCACGTGCGACGCGTAGACGAGCAGCTTCTTCGGCACGCAGCCGCGCAGCACGCAGGTGCCGCCGACGCGGCGCGCCTCGCAGATGGCCACGCGTGCGCCGTACGAGCCAGCCCGCCGGCTCGCGGCCACGCCGCCCGATCCGGCGCCAATCGTGAACAGGTCGAAATCGTAGCGTTGGGTCATCGCGCGCCTCCGGCCCCCTCCGTCTGCCGCAGTATGGGGCGTTCCGACCCGGGTGGCCAACGCCCGCGCTACGTTTGCAGGCAGACGACCAGAACGAGCCGCGCCCGAGAGGGCAGGACGGCGCCGCCGCGAGCCGCCGCGCTGCGCCGTTCCCCGGTGCGTCGTGCCAAACTTGCCCCATGGACCGCGCGCGTGCAAGGTTGGGGTCGATGACGGAGAAGGCATTCGGTCTTGCGAATGGTGGGGTGCGCGTGGGATGCGCGGGCTGGGCCATCCCCACGCCGCTCGCCGCGCGCTTTCCCGGGGAGGGCTCGCACCTCGCCCGCTACGCGCGCGTGCTCTCCACGGTGGAGATCAACTCCTCCTTTTACCGGCCTCACCGGCCCTCGACCTATGCCCGCTGGGCGGCGTCGGTGCCGGAGGGTTTCGTCTTCTCGGTCAAGGTGCCGAAGGAGATCACCCATTCGCGGCGCCTCGTCGATCCCGAGGAGCCCCTCGACCGCTTCCTCGCGGAAGCGCGCTCGCTCGGCGACAAGCTCGGCCCGCTGCTCGTCCAGCTCCCGCCGAGCCTGAAGATGGATCCCGCCGTGGCGGGGACGTTTTTGACAATGCTCCGCGACAAACACCCAGGGCCCGTCGCCCTCGAGGCGCGGCACGCGAGCTGGTTCTCCCCCGAGGTCGAGGCCTTGCTCGTCGCCCACCGCGTCGCGCGCGTCGGGGCCGATCCGGCGCCCGTCCCGGGGGCTGAAAAGCCCGCGGGGTTTTCCGGCCTGGTTTACGTGCGCCTTCACGGATCGCCCAGGATTTACCATTCTGCATACGAGCCCGCCTTCCTCGACGATATGGCGCGGCGCCTGTTGCAAAGGTCCCCTTCCGCCTCGGTGCACTGCATCTTCGACAACACCGCCTCGGGCGCCGCGCCCGTCGATGCGCTCTCCATGGCGGCGCGCGTCCATGCAAGCTAGAGATCGGGGATGCGGGTCTACATCAGCGTCGACATGGAGGGGGTCGCCGGCGTCGTTCACGTCGACCAGACGCGGCGCACCGGGCACGATTACGAGCGGGCGCGGAGGTGGATGACGGCCGAGGCGAACGCGGCGATCCACGGCGCCTTCGACGCGGGCGCGACCGACGTCCTCGTGAACGACGCGCACGGCGACATGCGCAACCTCCTGCCCGAAGAGCTCGACCCGCGCATCGAGCTCATCAGCGGCTCGCTCAAGCCCCTCTCCATGGTCCAGGGCGTGGGCGCGGGCTTCGGCTGCGCGCTCTTCATCGGTTATCACGCCGGCGCCGGTAGCCGCGCGGGCATCCTCGACCACACCTTTTACGGCCGCGTGGTCGCGCGTTGCCGGGTGGGCGGGCGCGATTTCAACGAGACCGCGATCAACGCCGCCGTCTGCGGCAGCCACGGCATTCCGGTCGCGCTCGTGACCGGCGACGGGACCGTCTGCGCCCAGGCGCGCGAGATCCTCGTCGACGTCGAGACCCTGGCCGTGAAGGACGCGATCACGCGATATGCGGCGCGCACCCTCACGCCGATCGTGGCGCAAGAGCGCATCCGCGAGGCCGCGGCGCGGGCGGTGCAGCGGGCGCAGGAGGGGGCTTTTGCGCCATTTCAGCCTCCCACGCCCATGAACCTCGAGATCGATTTCGTGAACGCCGCCTGCGCCGACGCCGCCGAGCTCGTGCCGCACACCGAGCGCCGGGGCGGGACGACGTGCGGCTATGCGGCGCCGGACGCGAGCACGCTGGTCCAGGTCATCCAGGCCTGGACCATCCTCGCCGGGTCGACGATGGTATGAAGCCCCGGCTCAGCCGAGGTGTTTTTTGAGGAATGCGAGCATGCGCTCGCGCGAGTCGTTCGCCGCGCCCTCGTGGTGGGCGACGTGCATGGGCAGCATCGGGCCGATCTTCGTCGCGACGAACCCAATCGGCCGGGTGAAGAAGGAGTGCCCCGCGTCCTCGTACGTCTTGATGTCGTGATCGACGCCGAGGCGCTCGAGGTGCCCGCGGAGCTTCTCCGCCGCGCCAATCAAGGGTTTGTCCTTGCCGCCGTAGCTCGCGACCACGGGGCACGACAGGGGCATCTCGTCGGGCACCTGGCCATAAAACGGCGCGGCGACCTGATAACGGCCCGACATCGCGAGCAAGAGGGCGAACCCGCCGCCCATGCAGAAGCCGACGACGCCGAGGCGCTCGCCGTCCACCTCGGGGCGCGACGCGAGGTAGCGCCGCCCCGCCTCGAGATCGTCGATGAGCTGGCCCTCGCCCTTCATCATCGACCGTATCGCGCCCGCGACGCAGACGAACTTCAGGCCGCGATCGAAGACGTCGGGGATCAGCACCGCGTATCCCTCTGCGGCCAGATCGCGCGCGACGCGCCTCATTTCTTCGTTCAGGCCCAGGATCTCGTAAATGAGGATGAGGCCGGGACGCGGCGCGCTCGACGAGGAGCCGGCAGGCAGCGTGAGCACGCCGCGCATCGGGTGCCCGTCGTTG includes:
- a CDS encoding serine/threonine-protein kinase gives rise to the protein MEGETLDGRYQLGEELGRGGHGVVYRATDNQTGATVAVKLVRHAVKSDPQYAARLLREAESLKALWGTSVVQVHAYGEDENGTVYMVMELLEGESFEQHLRELESFGDRLSAYAMLTMLDPVARALHTAHTMGIIHRDVKPANIFVVGPEAGGGVRLMDFGLAKIIGAEGLTAAGMIAGSPSYIAPEMWRSEPFDHRADVYAFGAVVFRALAGHPPFTVASHVDMFLAATTAPRPKLSPLRPELSPEIDAWVERALAVRPEERYPYITTLWNELIRIMMNGSSPSAERVRAAFRLP
- a CDS encoding SDR family oxidoreductase, with the protein product MNPTYDFKGQVALVTGAAMGIGLATARAFAQNGASVVLADRDGALAAKEAAKIVEEGGIAIGVTCDVTDEAQVAAAVDRAVAEYGRLDMAFNNAGIQVPPSDAADEPAESFQRVTAVNQFGVWACMKHELRVMRTQGSGAIVNCSSLGGLVGLPQRAAYHGTKHAVLGMTKSAGVEYAPRGIRVNAVCPGTIDTPMVQNMLKGQSDAMAEIMKQQPIGRLGRAEEVAAAVLWLCSPGASFVIGVGLPVDGGFTAH
- a CDS encoding aldo/keto reductase; translation: MTNLPSIPTTKLGSNGPTVGVQGLGCMGMSEFYGPTDHAESLATLEHALDRGVTLIDTADMYGLGHNEELIGPVVRRRRKDVLLATKFGFVRRADDPMSFGIDNRPAHIRAAVEGSLRRLGVDVIDLYYMHRRTPEVPLADSVGAMADLVKAGKVRYLGLSEVSADELREAHAIHPITALQSEWSLFARDLEAAVVPAAAALGIAIVAFSPLGRGMLTGVDTTGGVGEAGDIRSFMPRFTGENGENNARLVARVRALAAARGVTAAQLALAWVHGRARVHAVTVVPIPGTRKRSRLDENLAAATLELTPAELEALEPLAAAVLGHRGA
- a CDS encoding AraC family transcriptional regulator, with amino-acid sequence MQRALKVVPRMPVAHVPRSADGHLAALVVERAKADGSSESPFPGLRYHRLSSRCTYTNVRYFAPTLTVVMQGAKRANVGGREVRYDPSHYVVVVGEVSCDGTISDASRERPYLAVCLELPPDLITKIVLTLADSHDEPSGDPAAAFVSNLDDPIRDGLIRLIKAVDDPLDRRVLAPLVVEELVFRLLRSDAAAVMRGAVAGRSQDAVNVQKAMRFMREHAARALSVEDLAKHVGMSPSHFAHRFRAIAWVSPMQYLKQVRLQRGRELLLGDGMRVSDAARTVGYESPSHFSRDFKRCYGSTPAAYLRRFRA
- a CDS encoding KTSC domain-containing protein, with the protein product MGTRPEKGAGMAYTPAGQVCHKEPAGDKPELERVRVRSTSLCSVGYDPTTETLDVEFRDERVYRYRGVPPEVHAGLLAAPSLGRFFLAHIRGKYPCERL
- a CDS encoding serine/threonine-protein kinase, which encodes MSPTAGRASAATTSTMSSKEESASVTIEAGVPDVDEPDLTAEEKARERARSIIGRVISDRYRVVELIAMGGMGAVYLGDHVHMKKRVAVKILHPASEDQPEIVTRFEREALVGAHVRHPSVASATDFGKLEDGSYFLILEYVEGKNLAEIIKEGRLSLRRATSIAAHLASGLDAAHALGIVHRDLKPRNIMVGNDGLPKLIDFGFAKVSVDKLPLTGNKDERGHKPLSRLTGVGVIFGTIAYLAPEAAHGMDAVDARSDLYALGVILYEMVTGKHPFDATDPVELFSQHRMTPPPPLEERAPGLVVPPELEAVIRKLLEKDPYERYQTAAEVVEALEAVPLPEEPDAESVAVRKSSRTPLTPLPGPSSKPAPPPPSRATADTLAEAPPPPAPVKAVAGNTSPLLYAVAVIAVAAIGAAIFFATQREPPTPVPVASDPAPTVTPPEPAPAAPTTPAPADLPDATAASTETATPAETDPAPTAEPADAPPPSDGTDWAASLVQAHRGRAWGEAEKAFFALAKQDPAAFKRKEIVKATRDLVAALAIEADGRADAIFEVLTDKLGTDGLDVLYEIVESLGKSQAAERAAAILRKKEVLDRATPAMRVAFELRDAPCNEKVAMFDRAAKEGDDRALTALLNFGRGCFPKSKPLDRAIIDLKKRLDDEKSGRQ
- a CDS encoding PAS domain S-box protein, producing the protein MSDDEEVDKLYQRVVELEAQVERLKRQLENASGLDRAHEEVVRQAERAAARFESLASTVPGIVWEAWGDPDDATMTYVNDYIEPMLGYSVEEWKSRPNLWVEIMPPDDREEAVRQTRDIFEHHDTGSMEHRWITKDGREIWVDVRIRVIRDKHGVALGRRGVTTDITSRKQVEQERELLQEELVRQQAAMVAELSTPLVPVTDEVMVMPLVGRIDAGRAERVLEALLSGMHVSGARFAILDITGVPDVDDAVADALLRAARAVALLGAEVVLTGIRAEVARRLLLFDAPLTHVVTHGTLKAGIAYALRAAHRNRSSGRQA
- the gor gene encoding glutathione-disulfide reductase; this translates as MTQRYDFDLFTIGAGSGGVAASRRAGSYGARVAICEARRVGGTCVLRGCVPKKLLVYASHVRDEIEDARGFGWTIGEAHLDWGKLIEAKNKELDRLNGIYVRMLRDSGVEIVEGRARLVDEHTVDVGGKRITANHILIATGSYPVRPDIPGADLGICSDQALDLPSLPKRALIVGGGYIAVEFAGILSAAGVEVTLLVRGDNILRGFDADVRSTLSEEMRKRGVNILCETLMRSVERENDCMSVRLAGGEILETDLILFATGRVPCTTGLGLEETGVKLNERGAIVVDASSRTSVPSIFAVGDVTDRINLTPVAIAEGRAVAESLFNNNPMQADHENVPSAVFSNPPVGSVGLSEGEARRKYGKIVVYRARFRPMKHTLSGREERTMMKLVVERSSGRVLGAHMVGPDAPEIIQGVAIAIKCGATKRQFDATIGIHPTAAEEFVTMRDPVPEPEADPLDQE
- a CDS encoding DUF72 domain-containing protein; translated protein: MTEKAFGLANGGVRVGCAGWAIPTPLAARFPGEGSHLARYARVLSTVEINSSFYRPHRPSTYARWAASVPEGFVFSVKVPKEITHSRRLVDPEEPLDRFLAEARSLGDKLGPLLVQLPPSLKMDPAVAGTFLTMLRDKHPGPVALEARHASWFSPEVEALLVAHRVARVGADPAPVPGAEKPAGFSGLVYVRLHGSPRIYHSAYEPAFLDDMARRLLQRSPSASVHCIFDNTASGAAPVDALSMAARVHAS
- a CDS encoding M55 family metallopeptidase, which produces MRVYISVDMEGVAGVVHVDQTRRTGHDYERARRWMTAEANAAIHGAFDAGATDVLVNDAHGDMRNLLPEELDPRIELISGSLKPLSMVQGVGAGFGCALFIGYHAGAGSRAGILDHTFYGRVVARCRVGGRDFNETAINAAVCGSHGIPVALVTGDGTVCAQAREILVDVETLAVKDAITRYAARTLTPIVAQERIREAAARAVQRAQEGAFAPFQPPTPMNLEIDFVNAACADAAELVPHTERRGGTTCGYAAPDASTLVQVIQAWTILAGSTMV